A window from Rhizosphaericola mali encodes these proteins:
- a CDS encoding HAMP domain-containing sensor histidine kinase: MKIRNKIALLLLAASTIVIISLALFVYFFASRDTTKELDQQLSYRIHLLHRTFSDPKNAKQYLNEGKLYKEQSFFIPVNNDSLIFQKYQWTETTLKNILNNGHAVWEKDDYIYQGELYHWNGKNYIIVVGSADELQKEYLSNLETILLVGLGIAFLFLVIMTIIFSRKIFTPVKNITRQVQKIGSGNLNMRLPRSSGEDEIKELTDTFNEMLDRMETSFEAQKNFVSQASHEFNTPLTTIIGEAEFALLKDRSSDQYVNALHIILQQAERLKDLTQNLLGLARAQYVNQQILMSEINLRDLLLEIKEVQEKLSHQFKIQLEFVGQLKSENSMNVMGNKGLLQLAFSNIIVNAIKYSNYQPIYIKVEILDKTIEVHFVDKGVGIPEQDIAKIFDPYFRASNAQNLPGFGIGLPLSNSIIKMHHGAIKVQSLVSIGTEVIVSLPMMN; encoded by the coding sequence ATGAAAATTAGGAATAAAATAGCACTTTTACTATTAGCCGCTTCCACTATAGTAATTATTTCACTTGCACTATTTGTATATTTTTTTGCTAGTAGAGATACCACTAAAGAATTGGATCAGCAATTGTCCTATAGAATCCATCTTTTGCATAGAACTTTTTCCGATCCGAAAAATGCAAAACAATATTTGAATGAGGGTAAATTATACAAAGAGCAATCTTTTTTTATTCCTGTTAATAATGACTCCCTAATATTTCAAAAATATCAATGGACTGAAACAACTCTTAAAAATATTCTCAATAATGGACATGCAGTCTGGGAGAAAGATGACTATATATATCAAGGAGAACTATATCACTGGAATGGCAAAAATTATATCATAGTTGTTGGGTCTGCGGATGAATTACAGAAAGAGTATCTAAGTAATTTGGAAACTATCCTTTTAGTAGGTTTAGGTATTGCATTTTTGTTTCTAGTAATAATGACTATCATTTTTTCTCGAAAAATATTTACACCTGTAAAAAACATAACTCGCCAAGTGCAAAAAATTGGTTCTGGTAATTTAAATATGAGATTGCCTAGGTCAAGTGGAGAAGATGAAATTAAGGAATTGACAGATACATTTAACGAAATGCTTGATCGTATGGAAACATCTTTCGAAGCACAGAAAAACTTTGTAAGTCAAGCCTCGCATGAGTTTAATACACCTCTGACGACTATAATAGGAGAAGCGGAATTTGCATTATTAAAAGATCGTTCGTCTGACCAATACGTCAATGCTTTGCATATAATATTACAACAGGCAGAGCGATTAAAAGATCTTACTCAAAACTTATTAGGACTTGCACGTGCACAATATGTAAATCAACAGATATTAATGTCTGAGATAAATCTGCGTGATTTACTATTGGAAATCAAAGAAGTGCAAGAAAAACTTTCTCACCAATTTAAGATTCAGTTAGAATTTGTTGGACAACTTAAGTCTGAAAATTCAATGAACGTTATGGGGAATAAAGGATTATTACAATTGGCATTTTCTAATATTATCGTTAATGCGATCAAATATTCCAACTATCAACCTATTTATATCAAAGTGGAGATACTAGATAAAACCATTGAAGTTCATTTTGTGGACAAGGGAGTCGGTATACCAGAGCAAGATATTGCGAAGATTTTTGACCCCTATTTTAGAGCTTCAAATGCACAGAATTTACCAGGATTTGGGATCGGACTTCCGTTAAGTAATAGTATTATAAAAATGCATCACGGTGCCATTAAAGTGCAATCCTTGGTCAGTATTGGTACGGAAGTAATAGTTTCATTACCAATGATGAATTAA
- a CDS encoding response regulator transcription factor: MNGKKILIVEDELHLASLVSKVLLEEGFAVDIAYNGLQAYAQIQNGNYDLVLLDRMLPEMTGLDLCQKLRKEKNFIKILMLTALDSPEDIVQGLDIGADDYLTKPFSIKVLSARIRNLLRRDSKNDEETIKELREGTLLMDRYSKNVSRAEMSILLTPTEYKLLEYMLLNKHKVLSRMELLEHVWGIDFDMGTNVVDVYMNYLRKKVDKGFEPKIIQTIIGMGYMLKADYEN; this comes from the coding sequence ATGAATGGTAAAAAGATTTTGATCGTAGAAGATGAACTCCATCTAGCTTCGCTAGTTTCTAAGGTCTTATTAGAAGAAGGCTTTGCCGTAGATATTGCCTATAATGGACTCCAAGCCTATGCCCAAATCCAAAATGGGAATTACGATTTAGTTCTTTTAGATCGAATGTTGCCTGAAATGACAGGATTAGATCTTTGTCAAAAACTAAGGAAGGAAAAGAATTTTATTAAAATATTAATGTTGACAGCATTAGACTCTCCCGAGGATATTGTCCAAGGCTTAGATATAGGTGCTGATGATTATTTGACTAAGCCGTTTAGTATTAAAGTGCTTTCTGCAAGAATAAGGAATTTACTAAGAAGAGATTCCAAAAATGATGAAGAGACTATAAAAGAATTGAGAGAAGGGACTCTGTTGATGGATCGCTATTCTAAAAATGTATCGAGAGCCGAAATGTCTATATTACTGACTCCAACCGAGTACAAATTGTTGGAATATATGTTGCTAAATAAACATAAGGTACTTTCAAGAATGGAATTGTTAGAACATGTTTGGGGTATTGATTTCGATATGGGTACCAATGTAGTGGATGTTTATATGAATTATTTAAGGAAAAAAGTGGACAAAGGATTTGAACCAAAAATTATTCAAACGATTATTGGTATGGGCTACATGTTAAAAGCGGATTATGAAAATTAG
- a CDS encoding T9SS type A sorting domain-containing protein encodes MNQNSTLFSFFLFASVIQFSSNSYGQACATSERTINPNFTTTTTTTAYDAKTFSNNGWTGTTNNTGTLYLTSDGIQFSDNDATQVINQNMTNVNLLGNGTTLILTLAVNRANPSNSGEASLAISYANVTYASFSNPAGTPTSSTITLSNGASSSQTTFPISAATSLNYTTFTLTLPTTIPNNGILTFSFNAGNVAGDFNIKSASVLGCPVTISGSVLDDKNGLTDNLVNNTGTATLPTGQYVNLINNATSSVIASSAVSAAGAYNFSTTGSTGTQPSSGYSLKLTTAATSTTATQSSGWVFTGQSSTNGGSNIGTGGTGNVSISSIPTANATYFYGINSIPTATLVNKGPYTINQFPLTDLTNYRGILSSDANATTLSGTDAEDGTLGTGSSFKIVSLLNGTQLYYGSSSISSTQLVAGSTITNYTPSLLRMYSPLSSTGVYFTYQSIDQASTPSTNQTYTIYSSYPLPVVLSDFIAKLNNNIATLSWKGVTEINFSTYYIEASSDGSNFNTIGQIKGTGSRSVYSFQYNLTQPLTYFRLNMVDLDGTIKYSDIISLNKSNLNTSLSLYPNPTAGPLTINNLPEGDKNIVILDLNGRVLHSYQTSNLSLNIDLPNLTAGIYLVKIKGKNGDINTLKFIKK; translated from the coding sequence ATGAATCAAAATTCTACACTTTTTTCCTTCTTTTTGTTTGCTTCTGTTATACAGTTCAGTTCAAATTCATATGGTCAAGCATGTGCAACTTCCGAAAGAACAATTAATCCGAATTTTACAACCACTACAACCACCACCGCATACGATGCGAAGACATTCTCAAACAATGGTTGGACAGGAACTACGAACAACACAGGAACTCTTTATCTTACTTCAGATGGAATTCAGTTCAGCGACAATGATGCCACTCAAGTAATTAATCAAAATATGACAAATGTCAATTTGCTCGGCAATGGCACTACCCTGATCCTTACACTAGCAGTAAATAGAGCGAATCCAAGTAATTCAGGAGAAGCATCTTTGGCAATTAGTTATGCCAATGTGACTTATGCCTCGTTTTCTAATCCCGCAGGAACGCCTACATCGTCAACAATAACACTCAGTAATGGAGCGAGTTCAAGCCAGACAACTTTTCCAATATCGGCGGCGACTTCACTCAATTATACAACATTCACATTAACCCTTCCTACTACAATTCCGAATAATGGAATACTCACATTCTCCTTCAATGCAGGAAATGTTGCAGGTGATTTCAATATAAAATCAGCGAGTGTATTAGGATGTCCAGTTACAATATCAGGAAGTGTTTTGGACGACAAAAATGGATTAACTGATAATTTGGTAAATAATACAGGTACAGCAACCTTACCAACTGGACAATACGTTAATTTGATAAATAATGCGACATCATCCGTTATAGCTTCCAGTGCTGTTTCAGCAGCAGGCGCATATAACTTTTCTACGACTGGAAGTACAGGAACTCAGCCAAGTAGTGGATATTCTTTGAAATTAACAACCGCTGCAACGTCTACAACGGCTACGCAATCATCAGGATGGGTATTTACTGGTCAATCATCGACAAATGGAGGTAGCAATATTGGTACAGGAGGTACGGGTAATGTGAGTATATCAAGTATTCCGACTGCAAATGCAACGTATTTTTATGGAATCAATTCCATACCGACTGCCACGCTTGTAAATAAAGGTCCATACACTATTAATCAATTCCCATTAACTGATTTAACGAATTATAGGGGAATATTATCCAGCGATGCAAATGCGACAACTCTTTCAGGTACGGATGCAGAGGATGGAACTTTGGGGACTGGTAGTTCGTTTAAAATTGTTAGTTTATTGAACGGAACACAATTATATTATGGATCATCCTCAATCTCATCTACGCAACTAGTTGCAGGTTCAACAATAACAAATTATACACCCTCTTTATTAAGAATGTATAGCCCTCTGAGTTCTACAGGAGTGTATTTTACATACCAATCAATAGATCAAGCATCTACACCATCAACTAATCAAACTTATACAATATATTCCTCCTATCCATTGCCAGTTGTACTGTCAGATTTTATAGCCAAACTCAACAATAACATCGCAACTTTAAGTTGGAAAGGTGTTACAGAGATTAATTTTTCAACCTACTATATTGAAGCTAGTAGTGACGGTAGTAATTTTAACACAATCGGTCAAATTAAAGGAACGGGAAGCCGTTCTGTATATTCATTTCAATATAACTTAACTCAGCCATTAACCTATTTTCGCCTTAACATGGTTGATTTAGATGGAACGATAAAATATTCAGATATTATATCGTTGAATAAAAGTAACCTAAATACTTCTTTATCTTTATATCCCAATCCCACTGCAGGACCACTCACTATCAATAACTTACCTGAGGGTGATAAAAATATAGTTATCCTTGATCTTAATGGCAGAGTCCTTCATAGCTATCAAACATCCAATCTAAGTCTTAATATTGATCTACCCAATCTAACCGCGGGAATTTATTTGGTCAAAATAAAGGGGAAAAACGGCGACATAAACACCTTAAAATTTATCAAAAAATAA
- a CDS encoding glycosyl hydrolase family 95 catalytic domain-containing protein encodes MNKRIFLIVIFQFAIYAFGQNQVIDWPRMMSEQDIVNNNLTNLWTDGLFTGNGLLGDMIYMSENGESLRVDVGRTDVYDHRPMNGMGDLFNRARLSIGYFLLKPVGKIIKKDGRMDLWNAEVKGTIVTDKGSIQWRSLTFADRNAILFDYSTTGAECNFQWTWCPDSSQSPRIKYKPEFKTIYQANPSGLLKNKNNVYTYWQPLSAGGGYATCWRQKNKSILISIGYDTIDKKGMHYANTIVANMNTDSILSGITRHRNWWHSYYQKSFFSIPDARMQSFYWIQLYKMASATRNDKPAMDLQGPWTHNTPWPAYWYNLNIQLAYSPLYTANHLDIAASMVELVNKNRNNLALNIPAEYRYNAIGVGRSGGPDMVGTPVKVNKSGDTTSSVAELEFGNLNWILFYYWQQYRYGMDIRLKGPLIDLLRKSTNYFFDVMSKDSQGKIHLPYTYSPEYPDRPTRDCNYSLALFKWSCQTLLSLSPKDSQALQWQDVLENITEYPEDSTGLRIGKDIGFTKSHRHYSHLLMIYPLQMMNWEQKENQHLIEESLRTWHKDNSALQGYSFTGGASIYEMMGQGDSAYQYLNRLLDKFVRHNTMYLESGPVIETPLAAVQSIQEMGLQCRDEKIFVFNAIPNSWRNVSFKDLRAPGAFLISGVKKDGVVQWIRVKSLVGGNVRLVTPLDITFAKLTNGKSFPVKRDKDGAIAWKLREGESVIFYSDIKALRSSITSVPIIIGKQNYWGVN; translated from the coding sequence ATGAATAAACGCATATTTTTGATCGTTATATTTCAATTTGCAATATATGCATTTGGCCAAAATCAAGTAATTGATTGGCCAAGAATGATGAGTGAACAAGATATTGTAAACAATAATCTCACCAATCTTTGGACAGACGGACTTTTTACAGGCAATGGACTTTTGGGAGATATGATTTATATGTCAGAGAATGGAGAATCTCTACGAGTCGATGTAGGCCGTACAGATGTTTATGATCATCGTCCTATGAACGGAATGGGAGATTTATTCAATAGAGCAAGACTTTCCATCGGTTATTTTTTATTAAAGCCTGTGGGTAAAATAATAAAAAAAGATGGACGGATGGATCTATGGAATGCAGAGGTGAAAGGAACTATAGTTACGGATAAGGGTTCAATACAATGGCGCTCACTTACATTCGCAGATCGGAATGCAATTTTGTTTGATTATAGTACAACAGGAGCAGAATGCAATTTTCAATGGACTTGGTGTCCGGATTCCTCTCAGAGCCCTCGGATTAAGTATAAACCTGAATTTAAAACCATATATCAAGCGAATCCTTCTGGACTATTGAAAAATAAAAACAATGTTTACACCTATTGGCAGCCGTTATCTGCAGGAGGTGGATATGCTACTTGCTGGCGGCAAAAAAATAAATCAATATTGATATCAATTGGTTATGATACTATTGATAAGAAGGGGATGCATTATGCGAATACAATAGTTGCAAATATGAATACGGATAGTATTTTATCCGGTATAACAAGGCATCGAAATTGGTGGCATAGTTATTATCAAAAAAGTTTTTTTTCCATACCTGATGCACGAATGCAAAGTTTTTATTGGATTCAACTATATAAGATGGCATCTGCAACAAGAAATGATAAGCCCGCAATGGATTTACAAGGTCCTTGGACACACAATACTCCGTGGCCAGCTTATTGGTATAATTTAAATATACAATTGGCTTATTCTCCCTTGTATACCGCAAATCATTTGGATATTGCAGCTTCCATGGTTGAACTTGTAAATAAAAATCGTAATAATTTGGCATTAAATATACCCGCCGAATATCGTTATAATGCCATTGGTGTGGGGCGTTCTGGAGGGCCAGATATGGTAGGTACACCAGTGAAAGTAAATAAATCAGGAGATACAACCTCCTCTGTTGCTGAATTAGAATTTGGTAATTTAAATTGGATATTATTTTATTATTGGCAACAATATAGATATGGCATGGATATTCGGTTAAAAGGACCATTGATTGATTTATTGAGGAAGAGTACGAATTATTTTTTTGACGTAATGAGTAAAGATAGTCAAGGTAAAATACACCTTCCATATACTTATTCTCCGGAATATCCTGATCGTCCAACGCGTGATTGTAATTATTCCTTAGCGCTATTTAAATGGTCTTGTCAAACTTTGTTAAGCCTTTCTCCCAAGGATTCTCAGGCTTTGCAATGGCAAGATGTTTTGGAAAATATAACTGAATATCCAGAGGATTCTACTGGTTTAAGAATTGGTAAAGACATAGGATTTACAAAATCACATAGACACTATTCTCATCTTTTGATGATATATCCATTACAAATGATGAATTGGGAACAAAAAGAAAATCAACACTTGATTGAAGAGTCTTTACGAACTTGGCATAAAGATAATTCGGCACTTCAGGGGTATTCATTTACAGGCGGAGCCTCTATTTATGAGATGATGGGGCAAGGGGATAGTGCTTATCAATACTTAAATCGTCTTTTGGATAAATTTGTTCGTCATAATACTATGTATCTTGAGTCGGGGCCAGTCATTGAAACTCCTTTGGCCGCAGTACAAAGTATTCAAGAAATGGGACTTCAATGTAGAGACGAAAAAATATTTGTCTTTAATGCGATCCCGAATAGTTGGCGCAATGTTTCTTTTAAAGATTTAAGAGCTCCTGGAGCATTCCTTATTAGTGGTGTAAAAAAGGACGGAGTTGTGCAATGGATTCGTGTAAAGAGTTTAGTTGGTGGAAACGTAAGGCTTGTTACTCCTTTGGATATCACCTTTGCCAAACTTACAAATGGTAAATCATTTCCTGTAAAAAGAGATAAAGATGGAGCAATTGCTTGGAAACTGAGAGAAGGAGAATCAGTAATTTTTTATTCAGATATAAAAGCTTTGAGATCCTCGATTACTTCAGTTCCTATTATCATTGGCAAACAAAATTATTGGGGTGTTAATTAA
- a CDS encoding metallophosphoesterase family protein, which yields MNNFKMICVRVLSVCVGLILFLGSNAQDNKMIQIIYLSDVHYGLTKKVFRGKENVSSDEVNKAILKEINNLQKQILPSDNGVGQNQMINHIDALIVTGDLANREEKGIQSATKSWAQFEKNYIKDLHTKDRFGKITPIYLTPGNHDASNAIGYFKPLNPSRDNKSMVEIYNRMLHPHILKTTTTFDYEKDVPNYAINIGSIHLIFPSIWPDSANRIWMENDLNNVKRNTPVLIFTHVPPYGDPKLFTNPNIPATINSKNKFENLLREKYKESLVIDKYAKDSIEQNGLDIFLYKHPNIKAYFHGHENHNEFYTYKGVDGKLSLPVFRVDSPMKGSISSKDEIKCSFQLITIDENKRLLSVRECLYNAHPNEKDQNITWGVSKTISL from the coding sequence ATGAATAATTTTAAAATGATTTGTGTTAGGGTTTTAAGCGTTTGTGTAGGCTTGATTTTATTTTTGGGAAGCAATGCTCAAGATAATAAAATGATCCAGATAATATATCTATCTGATGTACATTATGGTCTGACAAAGAAGGTTTTCAGAGGTAAAGAAAATGTGTCTAGTGATGAAGTTAATAAAGCGATATTAAAAGAGATTAATAATTTACAAAAACAAATATTGCCATCAGATAATGGAGTAGGTCAAAATCAAATGATAAATCATATTGATGCCTTGATTGTAACGGGGGATCTTGCTAATAGAGAAGAAAAAGGAATACAATCGGCAACAAAGTCATGGGCGCAATTTGAAAAAAATTATATAAAAGATCTGCATACTAAGGATAGATTTGGAAAGATTACGCCTATCTATTTAACTCCTGGTAATCATGACGCCTCCAATGCAATTGGTTATTTCAAACCACTTAATCCTTCTAGAGATAATAAATCTATGGTAGAGATTTATAATAGGATGCTACATCCTCATATTTTAAAAACTACGACCACTTTTGACTATGAAAAAGATGTCCCAAATTATGCAATAAATATAGGGAGCATACACTTGATATTTCCATCGATATGGCCAGATTCTGCCAATAGGATTTGGATGGAAAACGATCTTAATAATGTAAAGCGAAATACACCAGTTTTAATATTTACCCATGTGCCTCCATATGGAGATCCTAAATTATTTACAAATCCCAATATCCCAGCAACAATCAATAGCAAGAATAAATTTGAAAATCTATTAAGGGAAAAATACAAAGAATCTCTAGTGATTGATAAATATGCTAAAGATTCAATAGAACAAAATGGGTTAGATATTTTTTTGTATAAACACCCTAATATTAAAGCTTATTTTCATGGTCATGAAAATCATAATGAATTCTATACTTATAAAGGTGTAGATGGTAAATTATCTCTTCCTGTATTTCGTGTAGATTCTCCGATGAAAGGTTCTATTTCTTCAAAAGATGAAATAAAATGTTCCTTTCAATTGATTACTATAGATGAAAATAAAAGATTACTAAGTGTACGTGAATGTCTCTATAATGCACATCCTAATGAAAAAGATCAGAATATAACTTGGGGTGTATCTAAAACAATTAGTTTATAG